One Homalodisca vitripennis isolate AUS2020 unplaced genomic scaffold, UT_GWSS_2.1 ScUCBcl_3440;HRSCAF=8981, whole genome shotgun sequence genomic window carries:
- the LOC124372553 gene encoding uncharacterized protein LOC124372553 has translation MVADCFNEYFTSIAGETLKAKHFTEKLPYLFSSSNQLRIMDWSRFIQQLLMRSTITAVADIVEHILDSLEAGNTVCAAFLDLSKAFDCLDHQLILEKLRTFGIVGSALAWFGSYLSDRQQLVEIKHTVKGTTSVVRSELLGVSRGVPQGPPQIHDTYSHTVMFADDSVLLTSNRELEPLEISNFISISKAMEYCANNDLVFNENKTQQVFFGKFKNDITCPPDIQVTESTKHLGIILDQELCWGAHIDYLCQRLSSSIFALRRINSVGTVDATRAAYHALVESQLRYGIIFWGNCSKEKHPASFCSSKACC, from the exons ATGGTTGCGGACTGTTTCAATGAATATTTCACGTCAATAGCTGGAGAAACGCTTAAAGCCAAACACTTCACAGAGAAACTACCCTACCTATTCAGCTCCTCCAACCAGCTACGGATTATGGATTGGTCTCGTTTCATCCAACAACTTCTGAtgag ATCCACCATCACCGCAGTTGCAGATATAGTAGAGCACATCCTTGACAGCTTAGAAGCGGGGAACACGGTCTGCGCAGCCTTCCTGGATCtcagcaaggcatttgattgccttgACCATCAGCTTATCTTAGAAAAACTTCGAACTTTTGGTATAGTTGGATCAGCACTCGCCTGGTTTGGATCCTACCTCTCTGACAGGCAGCAGCTAGTTGAGATCAAACATACTGTTAAGGGAACCACTAGTGTAGTGAGATCGGAGTTGTTGGGTGTATCTAGAGGAGTGCCCCAGGG ACCTCCCCAAATACATGACACCTACAGCCACACCGTCATGTTTGCAGATGACTCGGTGCTCTTGACCAGCAACAGAGAACTGGAGCCTCTGGAGATCAGCAACTTTATCTCTATCAGTAAAGCCATGGAATACTGCGCCAACAATGACCtggttttcaatgaaaacaaaactcaACAGGTATTCTTTGgcaaatttaaaaatgacatcACCTGTCCTCCAGACATTCAGGTTACTGAGTCGACCAAACACCTCGGAATAATCCTGGATCAAGAACTATGTTGGGGCGCCCACATCGACTACCTCTGCCAAAGGCTCAGCTCTTCCATCTTTGCCCTGAGAAGAATCAACAGTGTTGGAACAGTTGATGCAACACGAGCAGCATATCATGCACTTGTTGAATCCCAACTGAGATACGGGATAATTTTCTGGGGAAATTGTTCAAAGGAAAAACACCCAGCGAGTTTTTGTTCTTCAAAAGCGTGCTGTTAG